One genomic window of Stigmatopora nigra isolate UIUO_SnigA chromosome 13, RoL_Snig_1.1, whole genome shotgun sequence includes the following:
- the LOC144206656 gene encoding MARCKS-related protein 1-A-like: MGAHMSKGDITVEGNANAVAADPTAAKTNGQENGHVKTNGDVSAKPEGDAVDGNGAAEPAKEGEAGTGDAIEVAPAVEGEAAKTEAEAPKDGKKKKKFSLKNSFKFKGISLKKNKKGSEDAKEEAAPPAAAEEKPEENGHAAKEVQEETPAAEPKEDEATPPEAEAKDTQAEQAGQAEETPATAAPSQETTPAAPEGDASAE, translated from the exons atggGAGCACACATGTCTAAGGGAGATATAACTGTCGAGGGGAACGCCAATGCCGTCGCTGCCGACCCAACAGCCGCTAAAACCAACGGCCAG GAAAACGGCCACGTCAAGACCAACGGCGACGTCTCCGCCAAGCCCGAGGGGGACGCGGTGGACGGCAACGGCGCAGCCGAACCGGCTAAGGAGGGAGAAGCCGGAACCGGGGATGCCATCGAAGTGGCTCCGGCGGTGGAGGGTGAGGCTGCCAAGACTGAGGCCGAGGCTCCCAAGGAtggcaagaagaagaagaagttcTCCCTGAAGAACTCCTTCAAGTTCAAGGGTATCTCGctgaagaagaacaagaagggCAGCGAGGATGCCAAGGAGGAGGCGGCCCCCCCTGCCGCCGCCGAGGAGAAGCCCGAAGAGAATGGCCACGCGGCCAAGGAAGTTCAAGAAGAGACGCCGGCCGCCGAGCCCAAGGAAGATGAAGCTACCCCGCCGGAAGCAGAGGCCAAGGACACCCAAGCCGAGCAGGCGGGTCAGGCCGAGGAGACCCCCGCCACCGCCGCCCCCTCCCAGGAAACGACACCCGCCGCCCCTGAGGGCGACGCCAGTGCGGAGTGA